CTCTTGTAGACGCTACCATCTTCCCCCAGCTCCATCTGAACTCGGATGATTCGGCAATCAGAGGCCCCTggcccaggcccccctcccccacatccagTCCCCCTGGAGGCCCCCTCTGCACCCCCACTGAGTGGGGAGCCACAGGAGGCGGAGCGGCGGTGACCTCGAGAAGGCCTGGGAGAGGACGCTGGGGGAGAGAGGTGACTGGGGTCAGCCGGACTGTGCAAAGATGGAGTGCTTTCCAGGGCAGAGTCCAGAGATGAGACAGACGGCCACTTCATGTGCTGGGGACAAACAACATGGGGGACTGGCATGAAGGCAGAGAAGTCAAGCAAGAAACATTCACAAGGGCAGGTTCAGTGTTGAGTCAGAGGTCAGAGATCAGGAACAGGGCTCACCTGGGCCAGCCGCGtcagcagaggggcaggggctccAGGTACGTCACCTCCCCCGACGCTGGGCCGGTCCCAGGAGACAAGAGGGGTGGGACCTCCAACAGAGCCCAGAACCCTGGAGTGGCAAGAGACGGGGAGGGTCAGAAGAAGAAGGGCTCTTCTCCCAAGTAGCTTCCCCAAGATGCTACCCCCCCTACCCGCGGACTCCCTCACTCTGTCCACTGTGAGATGACCAGTGTTGGCCGAAGCACCCGTGGGGCAGGAGGGTCACTGGTACCAGGTGGCTCCACCTCACAGGACACTCGATGGCTGTgaagagggggaaatgggcagaagtcaggACGTGACACACCGATCCCCACGCTCAACCCCAGCCCTGGAGTCCCAACCTTGCCCAGCCAGTCACCTCTGGGCCTCTGTCAGTGGCCGGAGCCCCTGTAGCCACCGCTGAATATCAGGGTCAGGTCGGAGGTCATAGCCACGACATTCGTTCTGGAGCCGCTGCAGTTCCGAAAGGACAGCAAACTCCTAGGAAGGAGCCCACAGTCTGCAGGAGCCAAAACTCAGGGACCCCCGActttccccatctccctccccttcctgggaCATGACTAGAGATGTCTAGCATCCGGCCCATGCACTCCCCTCACCTTCCTCCGCTTGTCAAAATTGATGTATCCGTTCTGCAAAAATAATGGGGATGGGGTGAAGCCCAACCCTGCCACAGAGAGACTACCCCTTTCCAAGTACACACACATCCACATTCAACTCACACACACTTCATTCACTAGGCCTCTGACTCCTCCGTCCTTTCCCTGGCTCCCCCTCACTTCCGTCATGCCCTAAGCCCCCTACTTTACCCTTGAAATTGAATGGTCACAGGTAGAAAGGGtgtccatttcatagatgagaaaatcaGGGCTCAGAGAGAATgaggaacttgcccaagatctcaatgtttgtttatttaacaaatgctaCATATGCTTACATTTAGGGCATGTTCTAAGCACTTGCCAAacattaattcacttaatcctcataataacagACTGACATAGACACTGTCACTGGTTTCCTGTTTACCGATCACTAGGCACAAAGAAgtcaagcaacttgcccaagtAACAGAACCAGAATTCTGGCAATCTGGCTCGAGCCCTGGAGTTCAAGCGCTAACACCCCACGGCACCTTTCTGGAAGGTCTGTCTGGCCCTGAGGCCCATTTGTTCCCTCATCACAATGCACACATTAACACACACACCACCGACCTCCAGCTCATCCTTGGAGGCTGCATCCAGCATCACCAGGTCCTTCAAGAAGGTGCCAAGATACGGGACCACACcctgaggtcagaggtcaggaTTAGACCCCCCGCCCCTGATCTGAGAGCTCTCCATTGCTCTGCACTTTCCTATCCCATTGTCTTGAAGGACAAATTTAATTCCCCCACCCCGCTATGCCTCCCCTCTACATCCCTCAGTCTGCTGCCCCCCACACACTCCTTACTCCTTCACAACCACCCCCCAACTGGTCACTCACCCCACCCCGGGAGCCAGACCTCGGGGCCTTCTTGGAATTTGGCTCCAGAGAGGGCTGCAGCTTCGCCTCCTGGGCAGGGGTAGGGAGGGGACAGAACAAGGAGATATAGGTGTGGCACGTGTGGCATGGGGAGCAGGGGTGGCTGGGAACACCAGGGAATAGGGCCTCACCTGCAGGAGGAGCTCCCGGCTCTGGGAATAATTATCCTCCTCGGAGAAAATCTGGCAGAGGCTGGAGAAGACTCTGAGGCTGTCCCTGAGGGGTGGAAGGCAGCAACCTTGAGGATGGGCCAGGCTCACCCCCACGCCTCTTCCCAGCCCTCAGCTCCAGACCGGtgccccatcctccccacctggctGCTTCCCCCCAGGCTGCTCGAAGCCTGTGGATGGGGCTGGACTGCAGGGCCGACACAACAGCATAAACCGAAGAGAAGTTTCGGAGCAGACGACACTCCTGTGGGGGTCACAGAGGCAGGCCAGAGCTTTGGGACCTCTCTCTCAACACCAGGGTCCCCAACGAGGCCAAGCCTCTCTCTTACCTCTGCCACACGGATCCACTTCTCCAGGAGCCGAGCCCTCTGGGGAGGACGGAGTGGCCGAATGGTCACCTCTCCAGGCCCCTCTCCAGTTGAGGTAGCCCCCAGGACAGAGCTGACCACAGCCCCTGCCACCTTGTTGAACTGTGTGACAGTAGCTCTGACGGATGGGCAGAGGTGGGAATGTCCTGGCCGGTCTCTATGACCCCACAGGCTCCCCAGGCACTGAGAGGGGACCAGATTGAGAAACAGCTCCTGCAGGGCAGAAGTCAGAGGTTAAGGTTCATAGTCAGGCGAGGTCAGCCTTCCAATATCAAAGGTGTGAGGATCTCAGGTGGCCAAGGAACCAAAGGGGCACAGGGTGTGAAGGGTAACAAtcaaggggaaagggagaaaggtcAAAACTGAGTGGACAGAGGAAGCTGGGAGCTGGATCAGGAAGGGTTGGAAGCAAGGAAAGGATCTGGAGTGAGGGAGAGGTTAGTAAGGGGGCAGGGGGGGGATGGGGTCAGAGGTCAGGGTCTCACCGCATCTAGCAGGGTCAGCTGTTCGGCCAAGTGGTCAGCGAGGAACACCAGGACATCCGTGGGGTCAGCAGGGGGGTCGCCGGGGAGGGCCAGGGACTTAGGAAGGTCTGGGGCCTGGGGGTCCACCCGGGACCGGAGGTTGCGGATGAGGTCAGCGCTGCCCCCCCCAACACCCTCCCCTGCTGCATACCCTGTCCGAAGCAAGAAGCTCTCAAGCCGGTCAAGCTGACCCTTGACCTCAGAGCCAAAATCCTCAGGGTGAGAGGCCAGCCAGGTTGACAGGACAGAGATGGCTACCCTGGGAGAAGGGGAAGCAGCCAGGGgtcaggtatcaagctgcagctCAGCCAGAGGGAACTGTGAGGTTAACAGTCGGGGTCACTCACCCTATTGTCCTCTCTAGTTCATCAGTAGGATGAGATTCAAGAGCTTCCAGCCTGGAAGAAGAGATTCTatctgcccattttttcccaACCCCCAGTGGCTTTGACTACTTTGGTGGGATTTTCCGGCTTTAGAAAGCCAGATACCATCTTGGTCCCTTATGACCCTGACCTGTCAGCCACAAGCCCTAGCAGGGCAGGCGTGGAGGTGAAGGCCCGGTGGGTGGCCAGGAAAGCTGATGTGAAGGTCACGTCAGCCCCTGATGTCCGAGCATCCAGCAAGTGTCTGACCAGGGCCTCCAGAGTGCCAGCTCGGAGCCTTCGAGAGGAACGCGGGGGAGGCGTTGGGGCCTGTTGGAGACAGAAGGACAATTACTGACCCTTTTTTCACCTTTTCCCCTAGATCTCTGGGGAAAATCCCAGACCTAGGAGATGGTCCAGGCTCGTCATATGAGATTCAGAGAGGGCAAAAGACTTGATCTAAGTCACATGGCAGAGTCCAGGTCTCTAGACCTCCAACTTAGCACTCTGGCCAAAAAGTTGGCCAGAGGAAAGGGGGCTGGGTGGTGATGATGGGTCAGAGGTGAGAAGCCAAAGTCAGGATCTCACCAGGGGATCAAGAGGCCGATACTGGCGGCTTGTGACAGTAAAGATGGCaccatcctcctcctcatcccaGACAGACACAGGGGCCTGGAGGAGCAAGGAAGGGGAAGTCAGACAATCCCACACCACCCCCCACAGgccccagccctcacccccaGGCCCTACTCCTCCCTCTGTACCCCTCACCTGTGGTGGCGGGGGACAGTACCAGCGAGtgcgaggggtggggggggctggtgACCCCAGGTCTCCCCCACTGGGGCCCAGACAGCCCCCCCCAAGCCGCCTCAGGGCCCGGTGGAGTCGagggggtggcagtggggaggtgggtgggatgcACGAACCCTGGGCCTGGAGACCGCTGTGGCCCTTTCCCCCCAGAGCTGAACCCCAACACAGCACAGAAGCAAGGTGCAAGGGGAAGCGAGAGAGGCAGAAAGCCAGAGGCAGAGACCTTGAGAAGCTGGAACCTCAGTCACAGGCACAGCCGCAAGctccgccctccccccctcccccgcaggaACTGACCGAGCCCTAAGAGATAGTCCTTCCCCTTAGCCCCCTTCCCCCTGGTCCCTCAATGCTGGAGACCCCCTCGAGGTGGCGGCTCAAATCCCAGtacaggaaggagaaggggaagttGGGAtgattgggggggagggggggggcgcaGACTCAGAGTCAcgtggccccagcccctcccccaaccgATCCCGAAAAACCAGCCCTGCCAGTCACCCTGCCCTCACCCAGTCTCTGgacccaggagtccagggccTTGGGGCCCCGAATCCAATTTCTGGCCCCTCCTGAGGCCCCGAATCCTGCTTCTGGCCACCACCATTAGTCCCGGAGGAAAGCTGgttacccccccacacacactcaatCTGGGATCTTTCCTCCAAAGTCGGAGAACCTGGGCTTCCCGCCTCCACTCATTGcccagcaggagagggggaggggtcaCAAAATCGAAGGGTTCCCTCCCAATCCCAGAGTCAGAGGAGTCGGTTACTGTGGAAACAAACCCCTCCCCgccaaacaaaaacaaggagggagacagggaccAAGACACAATGCCCAAAGAGGCAGGCACACTCTGGCATAAGCAGGTAGAGCCTGAGACCCTCAGGACAGAGAGCCAGACGCTCTGGCAGTAACAGGGAAGGTTCCTGCGGGCAGGTCCTGAGTCACACTGCCACAGAGAACCACAGAAATTCCGGGACTCCCCGCAGCGGGGAGACAGGCAGCCACCCAGCAAGAGGCGCGGAAATTACTGAGGCTGAGGGAAAGAGATGAAGGGACACACAGACACCAGAAAAAGGTGGAGAGTCTCCGAAATTTATACCTCCCCGACTTCCCACCACCCGCGTCTCACCTcgtcttcttcctcctcctcctcttcctcctgccccccgCCCACGCCCTGGCCACTTGGGCCCCCACCCTCTTCGGGGTCTCGGCTCCGGAAGCTGCTCAGCACGACTCCCCCGGGGGGACTCGTGTCCCAAAGCAGCCGCAGGGGCCGCGGGAGCATGGCCGAGTGAAGGAATCAGCGGGGTCgggccatggggcgcctggggagaaacggagggggggggcaggtggagagTCAGGTTGGCGCGGGGGATCGGGGAGGAGAGGGACGCGGGTGGGTGCCTAGGTAACCGTATGGAGGTCCTGGGGGGGAGGCAACATAGGAGTGGAATATGGGGTGCCCTGGTGCATTTGGGGGATGAGGGG
The sequence above is a segment of the Prionailurus bengalensis isolate Pbe53 chromosome B2, Fcat_Pben_1.1_paternal_pri, whole genome shotgun sequence genome. Coding sequences within it:
- the RGL2 gene encoding ral guanine nucleotide dissociation stimulator-like 2; this encodes MLPRPLRLLWDTSPPGGVVLSSFRSRDPEEGGGPSGQGVGGGQEEEEEEEEDEAPVSVWDEEEDGAIFTVTSRQYRPLDPLAPTPPPRSSRRLRAGTLEALVRHLLDARTSGADVTFTSAFLATHRAFTSTPALLGLVADRLEALESHPTDELERTIGVAISVLSTWLASHPEDFGSEVKGQLDRLESFLLRTGYAAGEGVGGGSADLIRNLRSRVDPQAPDLPKSLALPGDPPADPTDVLVFLADHLAEQLTLLDAELFLNLVPSQCLGSLWGHRDRPGHSHLCPSVRATVTQFNKVAGAVVSSVLGATSTGEGPGEVTIRPLRPPQRARLLEKWIRVAEECRLLRNFSSVYAVVSALQSSPIHRLRAAWGEAARDSLRVFSSLCQIFSEEDNYSQSRELLLQEAKLQPSLEPNSKKAPRSGSRGGGVVPYLGTFLKDLVMLDAASKDELENGYINFDKRRKEFAVLSELQRLQNECRGYDLRPDPDIQRWLQGLRPLTEAQSHRVSCEVEPPGTSDPPAPRVLRPTLVISQWTEVLGSVGGPTPLVSWDRPSVGGGDVPGAPAPLLTRLAQHMKWPSVSSLDSALESTPSLHSPADPSHLSPPASSPRPSRGHRRSASCGSPLSGGAEGASRGTGCGGGGPGPGASDCRIIRVQMELGEDGSVYKSILVTSQDKAPSVISRVLKKNNRDSAVASEYELVQLLPGERELTIPPSANVFYAMDGASHDFLLRQRRRPSLATLGLTSSPSASGTPPSEGGGGSFPRIKATGRKIARALF